The Meleagris gallopavo isolate NT-WF06-2002-E0010 breed Aviagen turkey brand Nicholas breeding stock chromosome 20, Turkey_5.1, whole genome shotgun sequence DNA window TCCACCCCACCCCTGGGACCTCGTCCCACGATTCAGCCAATAAAACAGTCAGGGTAACAATCCTTTTTCCACATCACCTTCAAATCATTGCTTCCATGTCCTTAGTTGTAATGAATTCAGCAGCACAGTCATTCAATCTATGacacacaaatatttatttttccaaagccTGTAATTCTATTAACCTCACATCTGTCATAGTTTGAATACATTTTAAGTTGTATTAACTGTTAAGCTCTATTATGATTAGCATAGAACTCATATCAAGGTAAACGGTCCAACAGCTGCCTCTGACAGGACTCCATCACTCTGAGTACTTGACCTGGGCCACTAATGGTGACAGGAAGCAGGGCAATGCATATGTTGGATTTGACTGAGGTTCGAAATTTCTGTTAGAGCACCAGCTATGATTAACCACTGCGTTTTGCCAGGGAAACTTCACCTAACACTAAAGCCAAATCACAGTTCAGTTATTCTGTCTCTCCAGTATGAGAGCTACTAGTCTTTCCAGAACCCATACTCAAAGTGCCATACCTACAAAGGATGTCCCGTGGCTCCTGACAAAGCATCACCCACCTGCTGGAGATAACATTCCTCTGCAGTTCCTGACGATCAAAGGTAGCGAGGGCACAGAGACCACCATACACAGCTACATTGCTAGGAGATAACAGCTAGAGAGAGAGATTGAGAGAGCACCTCTGAATGGCAACACTGTGACTGACTAATGAAATGGCAGAAGGTTGGAATTAAGTATTCTACTCTAGGCCTTTTCTTTACCCAATAATGAGATCATTTGCCAAACGCAGTGGAAGCACAGCACGCTCTCAGGTATTCACCAGAAGCTGAGCTGTGACTGTCCACTGCTAAGAGCAGAAGTCAATTCCAGCAGCCAGTCTTTTGATCGGGTATGGCAGGTACACAGATTTCACAGACAATACCTACATGACCTAAAGCAGCCCATTCAGAGCACGCAAGGCCAGAGTTATTTGTTCAGTTGTGGttttttggggcttttttttgttttttttgtaagagATTGTTCACAGTATCACCAAACCATACAGGAGTGCTGTGAGGATAACCACAGTACCTGAATTTTACAAACTACTATTTAGAAGAATTACATTCCCTCCAAGCCCATGCAGCTCCCTCATGGTCCTCACCTCAGGGAAATCACAGTGATCAAATGATGCCAACAAGAAGCACTTTGCTGCCTGTTTGTATTTCCGTGCAGCTAGTTCAGCCAAGCctggaaatgaggaaaagatAATTCTCTGTTTATGATAGAATACAAATTAAccaaaaaaaagtgtgaaatcTCTCACTGTAAAAACTGTAAAAGGGAGTAGAACATGCACCCCTAGAGTTGCTAATGCCTTCTCTATTGAAGTGAAGCATGATTCTCAGACAGTAGCCAGCAtcctttaaaatacataaatgagaGTTCCATCTCATTAAGCTTTAttaaattttgcatttctagtaagaaaataaagtttatcGGATATGAGAGgataaaataaatcaagcaTATTCTGTTGTTTAAGATTCCTacagacagaaaagaagaaaaccaggcataaaacaaaaaaaacagaggaaactgaAGGACTTGCTCACCTGCTGCACATTTCAGCTTAGTGAGAATTGCTTGTGTCTGGCtgtctctttctcctctttgctacaggatgaaaaaaagcagtagTGAACAAGCAGCTTGAAAACCATTTTGATTATATCCTTGAGATATTTCACCTTAGTAACTGACTTGCAAATCTCAACTGCAAGATAACTTCACCTATCAATCTCAGGAAACATGGAACAAACTGAGGACAAGAAGTCTCTCTGCTTTTGCCATGAGCAAGATTTCATTCATGCGTATCATGGGAGATAATTAACAATGAATCTCAAAAGGAATAGTATAGGAGACAGGGAGTGACTGGATAAGAGGAAGAATAGACTGTAAGATGAAGGAAGTCTTAGAGGAAACAATTCGTAAAAGAGAGAATTGAATAAACTATTTTACAAACTTTggagacagaaaacaaagggaaaattcatgcaaattaaaaagcagGACCTTACTTCTGCAATTTCTGGCGTAGACTCAGCCTTGCTCACATAGCTCAGAACATGAGACCAGTTTTGGAGGTAGACACTGACCTGCAGAGAGCCAGGAACAGCATAGAATAGGCATGAGTAAATGGTGTTTATCACCAAGTAATATACTTGTGGACATGAAAGGTGCAGGTGGGCTCCATAGCAGATGTCAGGACTCCACATACCACTCCCTGCAGGCCTTCCTACCTTGATGACATTGAGACACATGTTGATCACATGCTTAGCACTGGTGCAGTAATCCCGGGCTCGTGAGTAACACTTGAGAGCGTTGCTGAGGTCCCCACAGTCAAGGTAATGATCACCTAAATCATCGTGGCCTCTCCTGGAGCACAGAATTAAAATAGTAATGAACTGCGTGCTTAgaaagagcaggggaaaaaagggataCTGAGTTTGTTCTGAACAAGTAACTCAGTACACTGACCTAAGGCACTGAATGCAGCTGACATTCCGTGTTAGGTGCCTGGAGGAGCAAAATGCTCTTCCTTGCTCCAGCAGAGCCTTCTGCATCTCACCTGATACTCTCTTTGATGGAGTTCCCTTTGTAATTTTTCAGATCTGTGTCAAGTTTCTCCAGTTTAAGAAGAGCTTTTTTGCGTGTAGCTTCAACCCAAGCTGTGTCAAGAGGAGGAGGTTCAATTCCACTATCAGGGACAGCATCAGGTGTAttctgcagctctctgaaagAGTTTGATCTGATTAATACCCTGCAAACTTTTCTGAACAAATACCTGAAAAGTACCTGCCACTGTTTCCCTAAAAACAGTACCACCACATGCACCaaagagagcaaagagaaaacaaaggcagtGGAGAAcgaaagaaacagagagaaagaaagagagaggcaAATATTTAGATGAGATTTTAATTCATTAATACAAGAACATCTGTGGTTTTAGACTGAGaaaggggaggtttaggttggatattaggaggacgtttttcacccagagggtggtgaggcactggaacaggttgcccaaggaggctgtggatgccccatccctgaaggcatccaaggccaggctggatgtggctctgggcagcctgggctgctggttggtgacctacacatagcagggggttgaaactggcTGATCACTGTGgatcttttcaacccaggccagtctgtgattctatcatctAGAATAACCTTCAATTCCATAATTTGCCTAGGAAGTGTTCATTAATACCTGAAGCAGTTGCAAGGATTAAACTTCTCTCCGTATCTACCTGTAGCCCTTTAAAACACTACGACTTCAGAATGAGATAAGATGTCTAAGGAACATTTTGGCACTACACATGTAAAGTTCTCCACAATTAAACacctgtcttcagtgaaaaagctccACAGGCCTGCTGTGCTCTCAGTACCTGGTGGCCTCAGACAGCTTCCTGTGGATTTCTTCATACACATCAACATTGAAAGTTCTCTGGACAAATGACAGAGCCATCTTGAGAGCTTCCACCCGCAGCTGTGGGCAGTGGTCAGCAATAAACTGCAGCCGCTCAATCCTCATCAGACCGCTGTAACTGGATGCATATTGCTCCAAGTCCTGCAGACAGAGCTCAGGCTTAGAAGGCAAAGATGGCAACACTGAATTAAGACACTACAACATGACCCACACAGGATTTCCTGCAGTCTTGCCTCCTACATGGAGACCAATATGATTCAGAGATAGAAGAAGTCGGGTAATGTTattccatttctcctttcttcaaGTGTAAGTCAATTGTAATGTACTgcaaattcagaagaaataaatatttattttctgtagtgcTACTGCTAATTAAAGCTGCTCAGTTAATAACCTAACCTGTTAATAATTTTGTCAAGATGCCATCATTTGAACTGAATTTCCCTAAATCAGACACAgctcttcctttaaaaaaatcacttccaAATGACAATTTGCATTCTTTTGCTCTTAAAATATCTCCTTTGAGAACTATAAGGACCTCTTACTCCTGAGGAAGGATCTGAGGTTTAAATCCTGAATATGTAACAATTGTTAAGCCCAGCCCAGAGCTCAGGCTGCCTGTCCACGCTTAATGTACATCCCATATCATGTCCATTTAG harbors:
- the GPS1 gene encoding COP9 signalosome complex subunit 1, translating into MQIDVDPQEDQQNAPDINYVVENPTLDLEQYASSYSGLMRIERLQFIADHCPQLRVEALKMALSFVQRTFNVDVYEEIHRKLSEATRELQNTPDAVPDSGIEPPPLDTAWVEATRKKALLKLEKLDTDLKNYKGNSIKESIRRGHDDLGDHYLDCGDLSNALKCYSRARDYCTSAKHVINMCLNVIKVSVYLQNWSHVLSYVSKAESTPEIAEQRGERDSQTQAILTKLKCAAGLAELAARKYKQAAKCFLLASFDHCDFPELLSPSNVAVYGGLCALATFDRQELQRNVISSSSFKLFLELEPQVRDIIFKFYESKYASCLKMLDEMKDNLLLDMYLAPHVRTLYTQIRNRALIQYFSPYVSADMHKMATAFNTTVAALEDELTQLILEGLINARIDSHSKILYARDVDQRSTTFEKSLLMGKEFQRRAKAMILRAAVLRNQIHVKSPPREGSQGELTPANSQSRMSTNM